A region of Myxococcus stipitatus DSM 14675 DNA encodes the following proteins:
- a CDS encoding sigma-54-dependent transcriptional regulator → MVDDELSMREYLELLLHREGYVVTSVPGVKPACELLSRDGVDLVISDMKLGTGSGLDVLRAARARKEPPEVVLITAFGTPSAAVEAMREGAYDYICKPFDNEELRLLVQKALEKRLLRQENTTLRARLLPGLGVAVGHSERMQSVWSLVEKVAPGRSTVLVTGESGTGKELVARAIHMRGSRAAQPFLPFNCAALNEGTLESELFGHVKGAFTGALQERAGLLVSAGEGTVMLDEVGEMPLATQVKLLRVLQERKVKPVGSAAEVPFQARVIAATNRRLEAEVKAGRFREDLFYRLNVITLELPPLRERTGDISLLASHFLSRMAEELGRPGLRFAPETLALLERYAFPGNVRQLQNMVERAATLSDSDLLGLSTLPPAVRGETEPVVRPGEPGEPQLGSGFNLERHLDDSERRYLLAALKQSGGVKTRAADLLGLSFRSFRYRLAKHGLTDELDDTVRGGG, encoded by the coding sequence GTGGTGGACGACGAGCTGTCCATGCGCGAGTACCTGGAGCTCCTCCTGCACCGCGAGGGCTACGTGGTGACGAGCGTGCCCGGCGTGAAGCCCGCGTGCGAGCTCCTGTCGCGCGACGGCGTCGACCTGGTCATCTCCGACATGAAGCTGGGGACGGGCAGCGGCCTGGACGTGCTGCGCGCGGCGCGTGCGCGCAAGGAGCCGCCAGAGGTGGTGCTGATCACCGCCTTCGGGACGCCGTCGGCCGCGGTGGAGGCGATGCGCGAGGGCGCGTACGACTACATCTGCAAACCCTTCGACAACGAGGAGCTCCGGCTCCTGGTGCAGAAGGCGCTGGAGAAGCGCCTCTTGCGGCAGGAGAACACGACGCTGCGTGCGCGGCTGTTGCCGGGCCTGGGCGTCGCGGTGGGGCACAGCGAGCGGATGCAGAGCGTGTGGTCCCTGGTGGAGAAGGTGGCGCCGGGGCGCAGCACGGTGCTGGTGACGGGGGAGAGCGGCACGGGCAAGGAATTGGTGGCGCGGGCCATCCACATGCGAGGCAGTCGCGCGGCGCAACCGTTCCTCCCCTTCAACTGCGCGGCGCTCAACGAGGGCACGCTGGAGAGCGAGCTGTTCGGCCACGTGAAGGGGGCCTTCACGGGGGCGCTGCAGGAGCGCGCGGGGTTGTTGGTGTCTGCGGGGGAGGGGACGGTGATGTTGGACGAGGTCGGGGAGATGCCGCTCGCCACGCAGGTGAAGCTCCTGCGCGTGTTGCAGGAGCGGAAGGTGAAGCCGGTGGGCAGCGCGGCGGAGGTGCCCTTCCAGGCGCGAGTCATCGCGGCGACCAACCGGAGGCTGGAGGCGGAGGTGAAGGCGGGGCGCTTTCGCGAGGACCTCTTCTACCGCCTCAATGTCATCACGTTGGAGTTGCCGCCATTGCGTGAGCGCACGGGCGACATCTCGCTGCTGGCCAGCCACTTCCTGTCGAGGATGGCGGAGGAGCTGGGCCGGCCGGGCCTGCGCTTCGCGCCGGAGACGCTGGCACTGCTGGAGCGCTACGCCTTCCCCGGCAACGTGCGGCAGCTGCAGAACATGGTGGAGCGCGCGGCGACGCTGTCCGACTCCGACCTTCTGGGGCTGTCGACCTTGCCGCCCGCGGTGCGCGGCGAGACGGAGCCGGTGGTGCGTCCAGGGGAGCCAGGAGAGCCGCAGCTGGGCTCGGGCTTCAACCTGGAGCGCCACCTGGACGACAGCGAGCGGCGGTACCTGCTGGCGGCGTTGAAGCAGTCCGGTGGTGTGAAGACGCGGGCCGCGGACCTGCTGGGGCTGTCGTTCCGTTCCTTCCGCTACCGCCTGGCGAAGCACGGCCTCACGGACGAGCTGGATGACACGGTGCGCGGCGGCGGTTGA
- a CDS encoding two-component system sensor histidine kinase NtrB, with protein MRLVWLVLFRTVAASLSLVITVGRLLLQPLEEPSQADSLSLGVIITAYISTVVVGIRLRRGKAGRLDAWVQVVGDVVIATGLVYLSGGADSPLTFLYSLAVIGAAVVLDGRGALWVAASGAVAFSGLVVVLRLSSDAPLGPVLSSRGLFVLGSNLLALALIAVLAGYLARQLSATGGALSAREEDLRRLGGLQQQILSSMPSGLITCDAQRRVTYVNTAARAILHVEDGRHAGQPLEALLPGVSGLAPRSSRGELVVSTNHGQRRILGLSVTPLEGEPGALLIVFQDLTELRRMEEDLKRSDRLASLGALSAQLAHELRNPLAAMRGSAQLLAQERATDVVSLKLTNILVRESDRLARLVDDFLRFARPPEPMRREVHLDALLTETVDMLRADPLARDVRVEVSAQERLMAAVDPDQLRQVLINLVRNGFQAAGPKGEVKVGLARGEKEAQIRVWDSAGSITEEMMGHLFEPFFTTRDGGTGLGLSTAHSIIRAHGGTIRVRSAPAEGTEFVVGLPL; from the coding sequence GTGCGCCTGGTCTGGTTGGTGTTGTTCCGAACGGTGGCGGCGAGCCTGTCGCTCGTCATCACCGTGGGTCGCCTGCTGCTCCAGCCCCTCGAGGAGCCGAGCCAGGCGGACTCCCTCTCGCTGGGCGTCATCATCACCGCGTACATCTCCACGGTGGTGGTGGGGATTCGGCTCCGGCGAGGCAAGGCCGGACGGCTGGATGCCTGGGTGCAGGTGGTGGGTGACGTCGTCATCGCCACGGGCCTGGTGTACCTGAGCGGTGGGGCCGACTCTCCGCTGACGTTCCTCTACAGCCTGGCCGTCATCGGCGCCGCCGTGGTGTTGGACGGGCGGGGCGCGCTGTGGGTGGCGGCGTCGGGGGCGGTGGCGTTCTCGGGGCTCGTGGTGGTGCTGCGCCTGTCGAGCGATGCGCCCCTGGGGCCGGTGCTCTCCAGCCGAGGCCTCTTCGTGCTGGGCAGCAACCTGCTGGCGCTCGCGCTCATCGCGGTGCTCGCCGGCTACCTGGCGCGGCAGCTCTCCGCGACGGGTGGCGCGTTGTCGGCGCGTGAGGAGGACCTGCGTCGGCTGGGAGGACTCCAGCAACAGATTCTCTCGTCGATGCCCTCGGGCCTCATCACCTGTGATGCCCAGCGGCGCGTCACCTACGTCAACACCGCCGCGCGAGCCATCCTCCACGTCGAGGACGGACGCCACGCGGGGCAGCCGCTGGAGGCGCTCCTCCCGGGCGTCTCCGGGCTCGCGCCGCGCTCTTCGCGAGGCGAGCTGGTGGTGAGCACGAATCACGGGCAGCGCCGCATCCTCGGCCTGTCGGTGACGCCGCTGGAGGGAGAGCCGGGGGCGCTGCTCATCGTCTTCCAGGACCTGACCGAGCTGCGGCGGATGGAGGAGGACCTCAAGCGCTCGGACCGTCTCGCGAGCCTGGGGGCGCTCTCCGCGCAGCTCGCGCACGAGCTGCGCAATCCCCTGGCGGCGATGCGGGGCTCCGCGCAGCTCCTGGCGCAGGAGCGCGCGACGGACGTGGTGTCGCTCAAGCTCACCAACATCCTGGTGCGCGAGTCGGACCGGCTGGCGCGGTTGGTGGATGACTTCCTGCGGTTCGCCCGTCCTCCGGAGCCGATGCGGCGGGAGGTCCACCTGGATGCGCTGCTGACGGAGACGGTGGACATGCTGCGCGCGGACCCGCTGGCCAGGGACGTGCGGGTGGAGGTGTCCGCGCAGGAGCGGCTCATGGCCGCGGTGGACCCGGACCAGCTGCGTCAGGTGCTCATCAACCTGGTGCGCAACGGCTTCCAGGCGGCGGGGCCCAAGGGTGAGGTGAAGGTGGGCTTGGCGCGAGGCGAGAAGGAAGCCCAGATTCGCGTGTGGGACTCGGCGGGCAGCATCACCGAGGAGATGATGGGGCACCTGTTCGAGCCCTTCTTCACCACGCGGGACGGAGGCACGGGGTTGGGGCTGTCCACCGCGCACTCCATCATCCGCGCGCATGGCGGTACCATCCGGGTGCGCTCGGCGCCGGCCGAGGGAACGGAGTTCGTCGTGGGGTTGCCGCTGTGA
- a CDS encoding type II secretion system F family protein, which produces MAAPAVQKATASKKNTSQFLWEAKTKAGETKKGEMEASDLEAVNARLKSLGLNPVKVRKKSALDGEITLPGMGGVTGKDILVFTRQFATMIDAGLPLVQCLDILASQMDNPTFKKVVMAIKGRVEQGSTFADALKEHPKVFDELYTQLCAAGEVGGILDTILNRLAAYREKSEKLKRKVKGAMTYPAIVILVAIGVTALLLLKVTPVFAAMFADFGSALPAPTQFVVDLSQWAQDYWFYVFGTIVVLVVSFSWSYRQPKGRKFWDKVFLKAPLFGPVLRKVAVARFTRTLGTMISSGVPILDALEVTAKTAGNRTVEEAIYYVRGKISEGKNIAGPLQETKVFPSMVVQMIGVGEATGAMDTMLNKIADFYDDEVDTAVSALTAMIEPLLMVFLGGVVGGFLIAMYLPIFSIAGAIK; this is translated from the coding sequence ATGGCAGCACCAGCAGTCCAAAAGGCAACAGCTTCCAAGAAGAACACGTCCCAGTTCCTCTGGGAGGCGAAGACCAAGGCCGGTGAGACGAAGAAGGGCGAGATGGAGGCCTCCGACCTGGAGGCCGTCAACGCCCGTCTCAAGTCCTTGGGGCTCAACCCCGTCAAGGTCCGCAAGAAGAGCGCGCTGGATGGCGAAATCACCCTGCCCGGCATGGGCGGGGTGACGGGCAAGGACATCCTCGTCTTCACCCGTCAGTTCGCGACGATGATCGACGCCGGCCTCCCGCTGGTGCAGTGCCTCGACATCCTCGCCAGCCAGATGGACAACCCCACCTTCAAGAAGGTGGTGATGGCCATCAAGGGCCGGGTGGAGCAGGGCAGCACCTTCGCGGATGCGCTGAAGGAGCACCCCAAGGTCTTCGACGAGCTCTACACGCAGCTGTGCGCGGCCGGCGAGGTGGGCGGTATCCTCGACACCATCCTCAACCGTCTGGCGGCCTACCGGGAGAAGTCGGAGAAGCTCAAGCGCAAGGTGAAGGGCGCGATGACCTACCCGGCCATCGTCATCCTGGTGGCCATCGGCGTGACGGCGCTCCTGCTCTTGAAGGTGACGCCCGTGTTCGCGGCGATGTTCGCGGACTTCGGCTCCGCGCTGCCCGCTCCCACCCAGTTCGTGGTGGACCTGTCCCAGTGGGCGCAGGACTACTGGTTCTACGTCTTCGGCACCATCGTCGTGCTCGTGGTCTCCTTCTCCTGGAGCTACAGGCAGCCCAAGGGCCGCAAGTTCTGGGACAAGGTGTTCCTCAAGGCGCCGCTCTTCGGACCCGTGCTGCGCAAGGTCGCCGTGGCGCGCTTCACGCGCACGCTGGGCACGATGATCTCCTCCGGCGTCCCCATCCTCGACGCGCTGGAAGTGACGGCGAAGACGGCCGGCAATCGCACGGTGGAAGAGGCCATCTACTACGTGCGCGGCAAGATCTCCGAAGGCAAGAACATCGCCGGTCCGTTGCAGGAGACCAAGGTGTTCCCCTCCATGGTGGTGCAGATGATTGGTGTCGGTGAGGCCACCGGCGCCATGGACACCATGCTCAACAAGATCGCCGACTTCTACGACGACGAGGTGGACACCGCCGTCAGCGCGTTGACGGCGATGATCGAGCCTCTGTTGATGGTGTTCCTCGGCGGCGTGGTCGGTGGCTTCCTCATCGCCATGTACCTGCCCATCTTCTCCATTGCCGGCGCGATCAAGTAG
- a CDS encoding type IV pilus twitching motility protein PilT yields MANLHQLLKAMVEKGASDLHVTTGSPPQLRVDGELVPLKTAPLTPVETKQLCYSILTDAQKHKFEEDNELDLSFGVKGLSRFRANIFMQRGAVAGAFRTIPFKILTFQELGLPPVVAELVKKPRGLILVTGPTGSGKSTTLASMIDKINTERHEHIMTIEDPIEYLHPHKNCLVNQREVGADTRNFKTALKYILRQDPDVVLVGELRDLETIEAALTIAETGHICYATLHTNSAVQTINRVLDVFPPYQQPQVRAQLSFVLEGVMSQSLVAKAGAPGRVLALEVMVPNPAIRNLIREDKVHQIYSSMQVGQAKFGMQTFNQALAALLLRRVISQDEAFGRSSDPDELRNILATGGGMPVGQRAPGGPAGR; encoded by the coding sequence GTGGCCAACCTGCACCAGCTCCTCAAGGCGATGGTCGAGAAGGGCGCTTCCGACCTCCACGTCACCACCGGCTCTCCGCCCCAGTTGCGCGTGGACGGCGAGCTCGTCCCCTTGAAGACGGCGCCGCTGACGCCCGTGGAGACCAAGCAGCTCTGCTACTCCATCCTCACGGACGCCCAGAAGCACAAGTTCGAGGAGGACAACGAGCTGGACCTGTCCTTCGGCGTGAAGGGCCTGTCGCGCTTCCGCGCCAACATCTTCATGCAGCGTGGCGCGGTGGCCGGGGCCTTCCGCACCATTCCCTTCAAGATCCTGACCTTCCAGGAGCTGGGCCTGCCGCCCGTGGTCGCGGAGCTGGTGAAGAAGCCGCGCGGCCTCATCCTGGTGACGGGCCCCACGGGCTCGGGCAAGTCCACCACGCTGGCCTCGATGATCGACAAGATCAACACCGAGCGTCATGAGCACATCATGACCATCGAGGACCCCATCGAGTACCTGCACCCACACAAGAACTGCCTGGTGAACCAGCGCGAGGTGGGGGCGGACACCCGGAACTTCAAGACGGCCCTCAAGTACATCCTCCGCCAGGACCCGGACGTGGTGCTGGTCGGTGAGCTCCGAGACCTGGAGACCATCGAAGCGGCGCTCACCATCGCGGAGACAGGCCATATCTGCTACGCGACACTGCACACCAACAGCGCGGTGCAGACCATCAACCGCGTGCTGGACGTGTTCCCGCCGTACCAGCAGCCCCAGGTGCGCGCGCAGCTCTCCTTCGTGCTGGAGGGCGTGATGAGCCAGTCGCTGGTGGCCAAGGCGGGTGCTCCGGGCCGCGTGCTGGCCCTGGAGGTCATGGTGCCCAACCCCGCCATCCGGAACCTCATCCGCGAGGACAAGGTCCACCAGATCTACTCCTCCATGCAGGTGGGTCAGGCGAAGTTCGGCATGCAGACGTTCAACCAGGCGCTGGCCGCGCTGCTCCTGCGGCGGGTCATCTCCCAGGACGAGGCCTTCGGACGCTCCAGCGACCCGGACGAGCTGCGAAACATCCTGGCCACGGGAGGTGGAATGCCGGTCGGACAGCGGGCTCCAGGCGGGCCAGCGGGTCGTTAG
- the pilB gene encoding type IV-A pilus assembly ATPase PilB, with amino-acid sequence MSGRLGELLVRENLISVQQLRKAQEEQQKSGTRIGTALIKTGAIEESKLTDFLSKQYGVPAINLKDFDIDPDIIKLVPKEVAEKHLVIPVNRAGPSLIVAMCDPSNIFAVDDLKFLTGYNIETVVASEVSIREAIERYYAEKGPSMEDIVGDVADDIELAKEETENIDEMAKAADDAPVVKLVNLILMDAIKKRASDIHIEPYERDFRVRFRIDGVMYEVMRPPMKLRNAITSRLKIMASLDISERRLPQDGRIKIKIGGGKEMDFRVSVCPTLFGEKVVMRLLDKSNLQLDMTKLGFDPEPLAWFKEAIDRPYGMVLVTGPTGSGKTTTLYSALSSLNDVGTNICTAEDPVEFNFAGINQVQMHDDIGLNFAAALRSFLRQDPDIIMIGEIRDFETAEIGVKAALTGHLVLSTLHTNDAPGTVSRLLNMGIEPFLVTASLNLILAQRLARRLCPACKKPADHVDEQALIDAGVPPDKIGTFTLYEKVGCRDCNDRGYRGRVAIYEVMPFWDGLKELVINGASAAELKQEAIRLGMSSLRMSGLKKVMDGATTLEEVVGNTAPDRF; translated from the coding sequence ATGTCCGGTCGATTGGGTGAACTGCTGGTCCGCGAGAACCTCATCTCCGTCCAGCAACTGCGCAAGGCCCAGGAAGAGCAGCAGAAGAGCGGCACGCGCATCGGCACCGCGCTCATCAAGACGGGCGCCATCGAGGAGTCGAAGCTCACCGACTTCCTCTCCAAGCAGTACGGCGTGCCGGCCATCAACCTCAAAGACTTCGACATCGACCCGGACATCATCAAGCTCGTGCCCAAGGAAGTGGCCGAGAAGCACCTGGTGATTCCCGTCAACCGCGCGGGCCCCTCGCTCATCGTCGCGATGTGCGACCCGTCCAACATCTTCGCGGTGGACGACCTGAAGTTCCTCACCGGCTACAACATCGAGACGGTGGTCGCGTCCGAGGTCTCCATCCGCGAGGCCATCGAGCGGTACTACGCGGAGAAGGGCCCCTCGATGGAGGACATCGTCGGCGACGTGGCCGACGACATCGAGCTGGCGAAGGAGGAGACGGAGAACATCGATGAGATGGCCAAGGCCGCGGACGACGCGCCCGTGGTCAAGCTCGTGAATCTCATCCTCATGGACGCCATCAAGAAGCGCGCGTCCGACATCCACATCGAGCCCTACGAGCGCGACTTCCGCGTCCGCTTCCGCATCGACGGCGTGATGTACGAGGTCATGCGGCCGCCCATGAAGCTGCGCAACGCGATCACCTCGCGTTTGAAGATCATGGCCTCGCTCGACATCTCCGAGCGCCGCCTGCCGCAGGACGGCCGCATCAAGATCAAGATTGGCGGCGGCAAGGAGATGGACTTCCGCGTGAGCGTGTGTCCCACGCTCTTCGGCGAGAAGGTCGTCATGCGGTTGCTCGACAAGAGCAACCTCCAGCTCGACATGACGAAGCTGGGCTTCGACCCGGAGCCCCTGGCCTGGTTCAAGGAGGCCATCGACCGGCCGTACGGCATGGTGCTGGTGACGGGCCCCACGGGCTCCGGCAAGACGACGACGCTGTACTCGGCGCTCTCCAGCCTCAACGACGTGGGCACCAACATCTGCACCGCCGAGGACCCGGTCGAGTTCAACTTCGCCGGCATCAACCAGGTGCAGATGCATGACGACATCGGCCTGAACTTCGCCGCCGCCCTGCGCAGCTTCCTGCGCCAGGACCCGGACATCATCATGATTGGTGAGATCCGCGACTTCGAGACGGCGGAGATCGGCGTGAAGGCCGCGCTCACGGGCCACCTGGTGCTCTCCACGCTGCACACCAACGACGCCCCGGGCACGGTGAGCCGTCTGCTCAACATGGGCATCGAGCCGTTCCTCGTGACGGCCTCGCTCAACCTCATCCTCGCCCAGCGGCTGGCGCGCCGGCTGTGCCCCGCGTGCAAGAAGCCCGCGGACCACGTGGACGAGCAGGCCCTCATCGACGCCGGCGTGCCCCCGGACAAGATCGGCACCTTCACGCTGTACGAGAAGGTCGGCTGCCGCGACTGCAACGACCGCGGCTACCGGGGCCGCGTGGCCATCTACGAGGTCATGCCCTTCTGGGACGGCCTCAAGGAGCTGGTCATCAACGGCGCGTCCGCCGCGGAGCTCAAGCAGGAGGCCATCCGCCTGGGCATGAGCAGCCTGCGCATGAGCGGTCTCAAGAAGGTGATGGACGGCGCCACCACCCTGGAAGAGGTGGTCGGCAACACCGCCCCGGACCGCTTCTAG
- a CDS encoding bifunctional riboflavin kinase/FAD synthetase, translated as MKVFHSVAEAGRALIGRALALGNFDGVHVGHQALFAEARRHAPPAAFTFNPHPGKVLQPDLAPKLITLLPRRLELLAGLGLEATVVQSFSRDYARTVPADFEATLFDALGVAHVVVGSDFTYGAARAGTVDTLREAAGRRGAKVHVVAPVTVDGVVASSSRVREYILEGRVSAACRLLGRPFDLDGMVVAGAGRGRTIGFPTANVDTQNELRPAPGVYAIRVRLVGGESPGTWYGGAANIGIKPTFGGTEVTIEAHLLDFAGDLYGRELRVEFLERLRPEQRFGSVAELTGQIKRDVEAARTVIARTGA; from the coding sequence ATGAAGGTCTTCCACTCGGTGGCCGAGGCGGGCCGGGCGCTGATCGGCCGGGCGCTCGCTCTGGGCAACTTCGACGGCGTACACGTGGGCCACCAGGCCCTCTTCGCGGAGGCACGTCGGCACGCCCCCCCCGCGGCGTTCACCTTCAACCCCCACCCGGGCAAGGTGCTCCAGCCGGACCTGGCGCCCAAGCTCATCACCCTCCTGCCTCGCCGTCTGGAGCTGCTCGCCGGCCTGGGCCTGGAGGCCACGGTGGTGCAGTCGTTCTCGCGCGACTACGCCCGGACGGTGCCCGCCGACTTCGAGGCCACGCTGTTCGACGCGCTGGGCGTGGCGCACGTGGTGGTGGGCAGCGACTTCACCTACGGCGCCGCGCGCGCGGGCACGGTGGACACGCTGCGCGAGGCCGCCGGCCGGCGAGGCGCCAAGGTCCACGTGGTGGCCCCCGTCACGGTGGATGGGGTGGTGGCCTCGTCCTCGCGGGTGCGCGAGTACATCCTGGAGGGCCGGGTGTCCGCCGCGTGTCGGCTGTTGGGCCGGCCGTTCGATTTGGACGGCATGGTGGTGGCGGGCGCGGGGCGGGGGAGGACCATCGGCTTTCCCACCGCGAACGTGGACACGCAGAACGAGCTGCGTCCCGCGCCGGGCGTGTACGCCATCCGCGTGCGCCTGGTGGGGGGCGAGTCCCCCGGGACCTGGTACGGCGGCGCCGCCAACATCGGCATCAAGCCCACCTTCGGAGGCACCGAGGTCACCATCGAGGCGCACCTGCTGGACTTCGCGGGCGACCTCTACGGCCGTGAGCTGCGCGTAGAGTTCCTGGAGCGGCTGCGTCCCGAGCAGCGCTTCGGCTCCGTGGCGGAGCTGACGGGGCAGATCAAGCGCGACGTGGAGGCGGCGCGCACGGTGATTGCGCGGACCGGAGCCTGA
- the trmB gene encoding tRNA (guanine(46)-N(7))-methyltransferase TrmB, with protein sequence MPRPRLLPDPVGLHLVEMSTPPDWDAEFGFSGPLELEIGSGAGGHALEYCRRNPHVRFVAFEWRKKYARDTLDRAAKAGLRNLRVVESDARFVVPRIFADDTLSAIHLQFPDPWWKRAHAKRAVVQPTFARLLLGKLAPGGLFDMRTDVQDRGENMLSILESVGFHNPLGSGVFHPYDPEEVPSTRERRYLTTGEPVYRARLTRPR encoded by the coding sequence ATGCCTCGCCCTCGCCTGCTGCCAGACCCCGTTGGCCTCCACCTCGTCGAGATGTCGACACCTCCCGACTGGGACGCCGAGTTCGGCTTCTCCGGCCCGCTGGAGCTCGAAATCGGCTCCGGCGCCGGTGGCCATGCCCTGGAGTACTGCCGCCGCAACCCGCACGTGCGCTTCGTCGCCTTCGAGTGGCGCAAGAAGTACGCCCGGGACACCCTGGACCGCGCCGCCAAGGCGGGCCTGCGCAACCTGCGCGTCGTCGAGTCCGACGCCCGCTTCGTCGTCCCTCGCATCTTCGCGGACGACACCCTCTCCGCCATCCACCTCCAGTTCCCCGACCCGTGGTGGAAGCGCGCACACGCCAAGCGCGCCGTCGTCCAGCCCACCTTCGCCCGGCTCCTGCTGGGAAAGCTCGCCCCGGGGGGCCTCTTCGACATGCGCACCGACGTCCAGGACCGCGGGGAGAACATGCTCTCCATCCTGGAATCCGTCGGATTCCACAACCCCTTGGGTTCCGGTGTCTTCCACCCGTATGACCCGGAGGAAGTGCCGTCCACGCGCGAGCGGCGCTACCTGACGACGGGGGAACCCGTCTACCGCGCCCGGCTCACCCGCCCCCGCTGA
- a CDS encoding diguanylate cyclase, which produces MAEGDRKRTQEVAHRPGSGGELSGRTVLIVDDDPAHVAHVREGLAPRGYLFREAHDGPQALSAIRESRPDLILMDVEMPGLGGVEVCRIIKANSGEDGFGFIPVILMTARQAAGKVEGLELGADDYLVKPFDMLELSARVKSMLRLKVLQDTLVEKNRELDKANKELARRREELLALSRTDALTGLFNRRCFEERLTEEFARSRRYQSPLSLVMLDIDHFKRINDTFGHPFGDQVLKAVAQTARTRLREVDVLARYGGEEFIALLPETNPVDALKVCERVREAIAGLGVEHVGVEGKRQEVRLTASLGVATVPSADLNSAEALLRAADAGLYAAKGAGRNRVRQHVP; this is translated from the coding sequence ATGGCGGAGGGAGACAGGAAGAGGACGCAGGAGGTAGCCCATCGGCCGGGGTCCGGCGGGGAGCTCAGCGGCCGGACGGTGCTCATCGTCGACGACGACCCGGCGCATGTGGCGCATGTGCGGGAGGGGCTGGCGCCCCGGGGCTACCTCTTCAGGGAGGCCCATGACGGGCCCCAGGCGCTGTCGGCCATCCGCGAGTCCCGCCCGGACCTCATCCTCATGGATGTGGAGATGCCGGGGCTGGGCGGCGTGGAGGTGTGCCGCATCATCAAGGCCAACTCGGGCGAGGACGGCTTCGGCTTCATCCCGGTGATTCTCATGACGGCGCGTCAGGCGGCCGGCAAGGTGGAGGGGCTGGAGCTGGGGGCGGACGACTACCTGGTGAAGCCCTTCGACATGCTGGAGCTGTCGGCCCGCGTGAAGTCGATGCTGCGGCTCAAGGTGCTGCAGGACACGCTGGTGGAGAAGAACCGGGAGCTGGACAAGGCCAACAAGGAGCTGGCGCGGCGCCGCGAGGAGCTGCTCGCGCTCAGCCGCACGGACGCGCTGACGGGTCTGTTCAACCGCCGATGCTTCGAGGAGCGGCTCACCGAGGAGTTCGCCCGCTCCCGGCGCTACCAGTCTCCCCTGTCGCTGGTGATGCTGGACATCGACCACTTCAAGCGCATCAACGACACCTTCGGGCACCCCTTCGGGGACCAGGTGCTCAAGGCGGTGGCCCAGACGGCGCGCACGCGGCTGCGCGAGGTGGACGTGCTGGCGCGCTACGGCGGCGAGGAGTTCATCGCCCTCCTGCCGGAGACCAACCCCGTGGACGCGCTCAAGGTGTGTGAGCGCGTGCGCGAGGCCATCGCGGGGCTCGGGGTGGAGCACGTGGGCGTGGAGGGGAAACGGCAGGAGGTGAGGCTGACCGCGTCACTGGGCGTGGCCACGGTGCCGTCGGCGGACCTGAACAGCGCGGAAGCGCTCCTGCGCGCGGCGGATGCCGGGCTTTATGCGGCCAAGGGAGCGGGCCGGAACCGTGTTCGGCAACACGTTCCGTGA
- a CDS encoding cupredoxin domain-containing protein codes for MRPFISRIIKPWLALAATAAMVAATQQGCSKPKDTASAEAAPTVPEKRENGVRVVELSVTEKGYEPSPVSLKKGEPVKLVVTRKTDLTCATEVVMDGYDINTPLPLNEAVSITFTPKESGKLVYGCAMGKMISGVFMVD; via the coding sequence ATGCGCCCCTTCATCTCCCGCATCATCAAGCCCTGGCTCGCGCTGGCCGCGACGGCCGCCATGGTGGCCGCCACGCAGCAAGGGTGCAGCAAGCCCAAGGACACGGCGTCCGCGGAAGCCGCGCCCACCGTCCCCGAGAAGCGGGAGAACGGCGTGCGCGTGGTGGAGCTGTCCGTGACGGAGAAGGGCTATGAGCCCAGCCCCGTGTCCCTCAAGAAGGGCGAGCCGGTGAAGCTGGTGGTCACGCGCAAGACGGACCTGACGTGCGCGACGGAGGTGGTGATGGACGGCTACGACATCAACACCCCGCTGCCGCTCAACGAGGCGGTGAGCATCACCTTCACGCCGAAGGAGTCCGGAAAGCTCGTCTACGGCTGCGCCATGGGGAAGATGATTTCCGGCGTATTCATGGTGGACTGA